From a single Syntrophobacterales bacterium genomic region:
- a CDS encoding lactate utilization protein, with the protein MKKTNGEWKRHLPTGGFGANLFPEFEKRAKAAATEVFRVKTQLEATQLVLTLARQAGARKVVATESPRLGEGALKDVFTAAGIEFYDVQADIAAHAPTADIGISGVEFGIAESGSVCQDAYSIESRLVSTLPPIHIALLDSNLIVPGISEAFAILSSAFERGYVTFITGPSRTADIEVVLTIGVHGPVRLVIIAMDEIQEEGSAQ; encoded by the coding sequence ATGAAAAAAACCAACGGAGAGTGGAAAAGGCATCTCCCCACAGGGGGTTTCGGGGCGAACCTCTTTCCCGAATTCGAGAAAAGGGCAAAGGCGGCGGCAACCGAGGTATTCCGGGTAAAGACGCAGCTGGAGGCAACCCAACTCGTTTTAACGCTTGCCCGGCAAGCCGGCGCCCGCAAGGTTGTCGCAACAGAAAGCCCCCGGCTGGGTGAGGGAGCGCTAAAGGACGTCTTCACTGCGGCCGGGATTGAATTCTACGATGTGCAGGCTGATATCGCCGCTCACGCGCCAACGGCGGACATCGGCATCTCCGGCGTAGAGTTCGGGATAGCGGAAAGCGGCAGCGTCTGTCAGGATGCATACTCGATAGAAAGCCGTCTTGTTTCGACTCTTCCCCCGATTCACATTGCCCTGCTTGACAGCAATCTCATCGTTCCGGGGATCAGCGAAGCCTTTGCAATCCTTTCCAGCGCCTTCGAGCGTGGTTACGTTACCTTCATAACGGGACCAAGCCGCACGGCCGATATTGAGGTGGTATTGACCATCGGCGTGCATGGGCCGGTTCGCCTGGTGATAATCGCCATGGATGAGATTCAGGAAGAAGGAAGTGCACAAT